One Brassica napus cultivar Da-Ae chromosome C4, Da-Ae, whole genome shotgun sequence genomic region harbors:
- the LOC106424295 gene encoding protein CLAVATA 3-like codes for MDSRTLVLLLLFCLMFLHGASDITHANANVHALPIRKMMVMKKDNEWGGANRIEEEKEKVFGLNEELRTVPSGPDPLHHHVNPPRKPRTDSHIP; via the exons ATGGATTCGAGGACTCTGGTGCTACTGCTGCTCTTTTGCCTCATGTTCCTGCATGGTGCTTCTG ATATCACTCACGCCAATGCCAATGTTCATGCACTTCCCATTCGCAAG ATGATGGTAATGAAGAAGGATAATGAATGGGGAGGAGCAAATCGAattgaagaagagaaggagaaggttTTCGGGTTAAATGAAGAGCTAAGGACTGTCCCTTCAGGACCTGACCCTTTGCACCATCATGTGAACCCCCCAAGAAAGCCACGAACCGACTCTCATATCCCTTAA
- the BNAC04G39010D gene encoding uncharacterized protein BNAC04G39010D translates to MKKEEATTTKTEAKEAGATITVKYEDIQKKRKRRVTISVIVAVVVIVVLVSLIFILNKVRVPRFMLDDVSLDPISRSKVLVKLSSTNPSSSRLYYSEMSIHVRIEEIFETERVYLQSTLQEPHERTTWTGVVARNNVNDKPGGTFQMSEGEENGDVIAELKIQKKSSMFHPKRTLRVTCPVLLNLKDLTAVVSRPMCTCQVI, encoded by the exons ATGAAGAAGGAAGAGGCAACGACCACGAAGACAGAAGCCAAAGAAGCAGGGGCAACAATTACCGTAAAGTATGAAGACAtccaaaagaagagaaaacgAAGAGTAACAATCTCCGTTATTGTCGCTGTAGTTGTAATAGTCGTTCTTGTATCGCTCATCTTCATCTTGAACAAAGTGCGTGTCCCACGGTTCATGCTTGACGATGTCTCCCTTGATCCCATCTCAAGATCAAAAGTACTG GTGAAACTCTCATCGACCAACCCAAGCTCCTCGAGGCTTTACTATAGCGAGATGAGCATACACGTGCGGATCGAAGAAATTTTCGAGACAGAGAGGGTTTACTTGCAGAGCACGCTACAAGAGCCACATGAACGTACGACGTGGACAGGTGTCGTAGCAAGAAATAATGTAAACGACAAGCCTGGCGGTACTTTTCAGATGAGTGAAGGTGAGGAAAACGGGGATGTTATTGCAGAGCTAAAGATCCAAAAGAAGAGTTCGATGTTTCACCCGAAGAGGACATTGCGCGTTACGTGTCCGGTTTTGCTCAACTTGAAAGACTTGACGGCAGTAGTTTCTAGACCTATGTGTACTTGTCAAGTCATTTAG
- the BNAC04G39000D gene encoding NDR1/HIN1-like protein 3: protein MQQQDPNARPATGYPYPYPPQQPANGYPPNAATAYPYQNHNPHYAPQPSPRAVLLRRLFTAFTVFLLILGLILFIFFIVVRPQLPTVYLNSLSVSNFTVSDNRLAGNWDLRLQFQNPNSKMSLHYDGVSCALYYDRASLSETRLQPFDLGTKDQTPVNATLSVSGTYVDGRLVDSIGKERGEKGSVEFDLRVVSLVTFRYGVYRRRRYVTVFCDDVAVGVGGNSSSGNMVGSAKRCKP from the coding sequence ATGCAGCAGCAAGACCCGAACGCCCGACCCGCCACCGGGTATCCATACCCGTATCCGCCTCAACAACCCGCCAACGGTTACCCTCCCAACGCCGCAACCGCCTACCCATACCAAAACCACAACCCCCACTACGCGCCTCAGCCTAGCCCACGCGCTGTCCTATTACGCCGCCTCTTCACCGCCTTCACCGTCTTCCTCCTCATCCTAGGCCTcatcctcttcatcttcttcatcgtcGTCCGTCCCCAGCTCCCAACCGTCTACCTCAACTCCCTCTCCGTCTCCAACTTCACCGTCTCCGACAACCGCCTCGCCGGAAACTGGGACCTCCGCCTCCAGttccaaaaccctaattcgaagATGTCGCTTCACTACGACGGCGTCTCGTGCGCGCTCTATTACGACCGCGCGTCTCTCTCCGAGACGCGCCTGCAGCCGTTCGATCTGGGGACGAAGGATCAGACTCCGGTGAACGCGACGCTCTCCGTCTCCGGGACGTACGTCGATGGCCGGTTGGTTGATTCGATTGGGAAAGAGAGGGGCGAGAAAGGAAGCGTGGAGTTCGATTTGAGGGTGGTTTCTTTGGTTACGTTCCGGTATGGAGTGTACCGGAGGAGGAGGTACGTCACGGTTTTCTGCGATGACGTGGCGGTTGGTGTCGGGGGGAATAGTAGTTCGGGGAACATGGTTGGTTCGGCTAAGAGATGCAAACCTTAA